A stretch of the Vigna radiata var. radiata cultivar VC1973A chromosome 7, Vradiata_ver6, whole genome shotgun sequence genome encodes the following:
- the LOC111241944 gene encoding uncharacterized protein LOC111241944, with product MDVKSVFLNRYIKEEFYMEQPPDFQDYKHPDHVFKLRKALYGLKQTPRSWYERLSEFLGKKGFNRGKVDSTLFIKNSKNDRLYVQIYIDDIIFGSTNYALCKEFSKTMQEEFEISMMGELTYFLGLQVKQSENGIFIHQSKYCNDLLKKYKMLDCKEAETPMATNCYLDLDENDNVVDQKLYRGMTEPLLYLTASRPDIMHNVCLCARFQSQPKESHLTIVKRILKYLKGTKSLGLWYPSGINIFLEGYSDSDFGGCKLDKNSINGTCHLLGCSLVS from the coding sequence ATGGATGTTAAGAGTGTGTTTCTAAACAGGTATATTAAAGAAGAATTCTACATGGAACAACCACCAGACTTTCAAGACTATAAGCATCCAGATCATGTCTTCAAACTAAGGAAGGCCTTATATGGACTGAAACAGACACCAAGATCTTGGTATGAGCGTCTAAGTGAATTTCTAGGAAAAAAGGGATTTAATAGGGGTAAAGTAGATTCAACCCTCTTCattaaaaattccaaaaatgaTAGATTGTATGTACAAATTTATATTGATGATATcatttttggttcaactaatTATGCTTTATGCAAAGAGTTTTCTAAGACAATGCAGGAAGAGTTTGAAATATCCATGATGGGAGAACTCACATACTTTCTGGGGCTTCAAGTTAAGCAAAGTGAAAATGGTATCTTTATTCATCAATCTAAATACTGCAATGATCTGTTGAAAAAGTACAAGATGTTAGACTGCAAAGAAGCTGAGACACCTATGGCAACAAATTGTTATCTTGATCTTGATGAAAACGACAATGTTGTTGATCAAAAACTGTATAGAGGTATGACCGAACCTTTATTGTACTTAACTGCCAGTAGACCAGATATCATGCATAATGTTTGTCTTTGTGCTAGATTTCAGTCACAACCAAAAGAATCACATTTAACTATtgtgaaaagaattttaaagtatCTAAAAGGAACCAAGAGTCTTGGACTATGGTATCCTAGTGGAATAAACATTTTCCTTGAAGGTTACAGTGATTCAGATTTTGGTGGCTGTAAACTAGACAAAAATAGTATTAATGGGACATGTCATCTGTTAGGATGTTCTCTAGTATCTTGA